From Primulina huaijiensis isolate GDHJ02 chromosome 15, ASM1229523v2, whole genome shotgun sequence, one genomic window encodes:
- the LOC140959571 gene encoding cyclic nucleotide-gated ion channel 17-like isoform X1 translates to MIFSISRFTSFYMDFKNEKQVRFYTDEKQRMKFMSWGQNTNSSESKKSSSAYKFSFNSGSKSKINNPLKFGDLKVVTADHEPRHKHILDPGSEIVLNWNRAFIVSCLLALFVDPLYFYLPSIGGSQNSWCVKTDLNLRIVVTCFRTIADLFYLLHVVLKFRTAYVAPSSRVFGRGELVMDPKKIALRYIKSDFFIDLVATLPLPQIVIWFIIPATRNSRTNHNNNALALIVLLQYIPRLYVIFPLSSQIIKATGVVTKTAWAGAAYNLLLYMLASHVLGAAWYVLSVDRYLSCWKSICKKEDSPTKCFLEYLNCDAGDNEHKNIWISATNVFETCNPDESSYFNFGIFENAVKKQVVSSSFVQKYFYCLWWGLQNLSSYGQNLSTSTFIGETLFSILIAILGLILFAHLIGNMQTYLQSLTLRLEEWRLKRRDTEEWMRHRQLPEDLRKRVSRFVQYKWLATRGVDEESILLGLPADLRRDIQRHLCLDLVRRICQVPFFSPMDDQLLDAICERLVSSLSTEGTYIVREGDPVTEMLFIIRGRLESSTTNGGRTGFFNSIALRPGDFCGEELLAWALLPKSALNLPSSTRTVRALVEVEAFALRAEDLKFVANQFRRLHSKKLQHTFRFYSHHWRSWAACFIQAAWRRYTKRRKMAMDLARLEALRLDKMTKEEAEDGERVPSVTQPISSNLVVTILASRFAANTRRGVQKIKDVDLPKLPKPEEPDFSGEQDD, encoded by the exons ATGATTTTTTCCATTTCAAGATTTACTTCTTTCTACATGGATTTCAAGAACGAGAAGCAAGTGAG GTTTTACACCGATGAGAAGCAACGGATGAAATTCATGTCATGGGGACAAAACACCAACTCTTCAGAATCCAAAAAATCATCCTCAGCATATAAGTTTTCATTCAATTCTGGCAGTAAAAGCAAGATTAATAATCCTCTTAAGTTTGGAGATCTTAAGGTAGTTACTGCGGATCATGAACCACGGCACAAGCATATACTTGACCCTGGTAGCGAGATTGTGCTAAACTGGAACAGGGCTTTCATAGTTTCTTGCTTGTTGGCCCTATTCGTTGACCCTTTGTATTTTTACCTCCCTAGTATAGGAGGCAGCCAGAATTCTTGGTGTGTTAAGACAGATTTAAATCTGCGAATCGTTGTTACATGTTTCCGTACAATTGCCGATCTTTTTTATCTGTTGCATGTGGTGCTTAAGTTTAGGACGGCATACGTGGCTCCTAGTTCACGCGTGTTTGGTAGAGGCGAGCTTGTTATGGATCCCAAGAAAATTGCCCTTAGATATATTAAGTCAGACTTCTTTATCGATCTAGTGGCAACACTTCCTCTACCTCAG ATTGTCATATGGTTCATCATACCAGCAACAAGGAACAGTCGAACTAATCATAACAACAACGCCCTTGCCTTGATTGTGCTTCTACAATACATTCCAAGGTTATATGTCATTTTCCCACTAAGTTCCCAAATTATTAAAGCAACGGGAGTCGTCACTAAAACTGCTTGGGCGGGGGCCGCCTACAATTTGCTGCTCTACATGCTAGCTAGCCAT GTCTTGGGCGCAGCATGGTATGTTTTATCAGTTGATCGATACTTGTCTTGCTGGAAATCAATATGCAAGAAAGAGGACAGCCCTACAAAATGCTTTCTTGAATATCTTAACTGTGATGCTGGTGATAACGAACACAAAAACATTTGGATCAGTGCCACAAATGTTTTCGAAACTTGCAATCCTGATGAAAGCAGTTATTTCAATTTTGGAATATTCGAAAATGCTGTGAAAAAGCAAGTTGTTTCATCAAGTTTTGTCCAAAAGTATTTCTACTGCTTGTGGTGGGGCTTGCAGAACCTTAG TTCATACGGTCAGAATCTGTCAACAAGCACGTTTATTGGGGAGACGTTGTTTTCCATACTCATTGCCATCTTGGGTCTCATTCTGTTCGCGCATCTAATTGGAAATATGCAG ACATACCTCCAGTCTTTAACCTTGAGGCTTGAAGAATGGAGACTGAAACGAAGAGACACAGAGGAATGGATGAGGCATCGGCAACTACCAGAAGACTTGAGGAAACGTGTGAGTCGTTTTGTTCAGTACAAGTGGCTTGCAACTCGAGGAGTAGATGAAGAATCTATTTTGCTCGGTTTACCAGCTGATCTTCGTCGTGATATTCAACGCCACCTATGCTTGGACCTTGTCCGACGA ATCTGTCAGGTTCCTTTTTTCTCACCGATGGATGATCAACTGCTCGATGCAATATGCGAGCGCCTGGTCTCTTCGTTGAGCACTGAGGGCACCTACATTGTTCGCGAGGGTGATCCCGTGACCGAGATGCTCTTCATTATCCGAGGTAGGCTCGAGAGCTCGACTACAAATGGTGGCCGGACTGGTTTCTTTAATTCCATTGCTTTAAGACCTGGAGATTTCTGCGGAGAGGAGCTTCTTGCATGGGCCTTGCTCCCGAAATCAGCTCTAAACTTGCCTTCTTCAACCAGGACAGTGCGGGCTCTTGTTGAAGTTGAAGCATTTGCACTACGAGCCGAAGATCTTAAGTTTGTTGCGAATCAGTTTAGACGGCTACACAGCAAGAAGCTGCAGCACACATTCCGGTTCTACTCCCACCATTGGAGGTCATGGGCAGCCTGCTTCATACAAGCAGCATGGAGACGGTATACTAAGAGGAGAAAGATGGCTATGGATCTTGCTCGTTTGGAGGCGCTTAGGTTGGACAAGATGACAAAAGAAGAAGCTGAAGATGGGGAACGGGTTCCGTCTGTTACACAGCCAATATCATCAAATCTTGTAGTGACAATACTGGCTTCACGATTTGCCGCAAATACAAGGAGAGGAGTTCAGAAGATTAAAGATGTGGATTTGCCAAAACTACCGAAACCCGAGGAGCCCGATTTTTCAGGCGAGCAAGACGATTAG
- the LOC140958398 gene encoding zinc finger protein CONSTANS-LIKE 5-like: MSMHEDGGGSGTEYFPPSRSCDYCQSAVALLFCRPHSAFLCIACDSKLHHSHTKHERVWMCEVCEQAAAVFACKADAAVLCSDCDRDIHSANPLACRHDRTPVLPFYENAESVVFKSDAAPFVPIHNSNSVEQVDLLNNASSWIPTKLPAERPDAKAIEFLLYGSDQLLDFEISQPISSHLVGDCVVPVQTTTKPPVPALSLQNYSSENRFEIDFTTSNIDSLNNSYTTPSLSHSFSSSSMDLGVVPDGSSLSDISYPYPRNVNSVVENQSFPVLGLDREARVLRYREKRKNRRFQKTIRYASRKAYAESRPRIKGRFAKRSDGELEGDPVLMFGSADYVFDTRYDVVMSF; this comes from the exons ATGTCCATGCATGAAGATGGAGGAGGATCGGGGACCGAGTATTTCCCGCCGTCCAGGAGCTGCGATTATTGCCAATCAGCGGTGGCGCTGCTATTCTGCAGGCCTCACTCCGCCTTCTTGTGTATTGCCTGCGATTCCAAGCTGCATCATTCCCACACGAAACACGAGCGTGTGTGGATGTGCGAGGTGTGTGAGCAGGCCGCTGCTGTCTTCGCCTGTAAAGCCGACGCCGCCGTGCTTTGTTCCGACTGCGACCGCGATATACACTCCGCAAACCCCCTCGCCTGCCGCCACGACCGAACGCCGGTGCTACCATTTTACGAGAATGCCGAATCTGTGGTCTTCAAGTCTGACGCCGCACCGTTTGTTCCCATCCACAACTCCAACAGCGTAGAACAGGTCGACCTTTTGAATAACGCATCTTCGTGGATACCAACAAAACTTCCTGCCGAAAGGCCGGACGCCAAAGCCATTGAATTCTTGTTGTACGGCTCAGATCAGCTCCTGGATTTCGAGATCTCCCAGCCAATCTCGTCACACCTTGTCGGCGACTGTGTTGTCCCTGTACAAACAACCACCAAACCGCCGGTGCCGGCTCTTTCACTCCAAAACTACTCATCCGAGAACCGATTCGAGATCGATTTCACGACATCCAACATTGATTCCTTGAACAACAGCTACACCACCCCATCTCTCAGTCACAGT TTTTCATCATCGTCCATGGACTTGGGTGTTGTCCCCGACGGCAGCTCCCTGTCGGATATATCGTACCCTTATCCGAGGAACGTCAACTCGGTGGtcgaaaatcaaagtttcccgGTGTTGGGACTGGACAGAGAAGCTAGGGTGTTGAGGTACAGGGAGAAGAGAAAGAATCGAAGATTCCAGAAGACCATACGCTACGCTTCCCGGAAGGCGTACGCAGAGAGCAGGCCAAGAATCAAAGGGCGGTTCGCAAAGAGAAGCGACGGCGAGCTGGAAGGCGACCCGGTTTTAATGTTCGGTTCAGCAGATTATGTCTTTGATACCAGATACGATGTCGTCATGTCTTTCTGA
- the LOC140958564 gene encoding uncharacterized protein isoform X2, with translation MSMWVEPSCNLYRAIFTEHWVNDFRWGFKRERDMRLHPRRSRAILVLANPNVSPGKGNSNKEVIMVDPLEAKRLASKQMAQIKAKERLGKQHKIEAINGAWAMIGLTAGLVIEGVTGKSIMAQVRSYLYSFTKWVFLGKFNKVQVVLLLRFVLITVCWILGGFYWAFCEISLGSGSIYG, from the exons ATGAGCATGTGGGTGGAGCCAAGTTGTAATCTTTACAGAGCGATCTTTACGGAGCACTGGGTGAACGATTTTAg GTGGGGATTCAAAAGAGAACGTGACATGAGACTGCATCCTCGAAGGAGTCGAGCAATCCTTGTATTGGCGAATCCAAAT GTATCTCCAGGCAAAGGAAATTCAAACAAAGAAGTGATCATGGTCGATCCTTTGGAAGCCAAGCGATTGGCATCGAAACAAATGGCTCAAATCAAAGCAAAAGAGAGACTCGGA AAACAACACAAAATTGAAGCAATCAATGGTGCTTGGGCCATGATTGGTCTTACAGCAGGATTGGTCATTGAAGGTGTAACCGGTAAAAGCATCATGGCTCAGGTAAGATCATATCTTTACTCGTTCACAAAGTGGGTGTTTCTTGGTAAATTTAACAAAGTTCAAGTTGTTTTGCTTCTTCGATTTGTTCTTATCACAGTTTGCTGGATACTGGGCGGCTTTTATTGGGCTTTTTGTGAGATAAGTTTGGGTTCGGGATCAATATATGGCTGA
- the LOC140958276 gene encoding small nuclear ribonucleoprotein SmD3b-like yields the protein MSRSLGIPVKLLHEASGHIVTVELKSGELYRGSMVECEDNWNCQLENITYTAKDGKVSQLEHVFIRGSKVRFMVIPDMLKNAPMFKRLEARIKGKGSALGVGRGRAVAMRARAQAAGRGGAAPGRGVVPPVRR from the exons ATGAGCCGGAGTTTGGGAATTCCGGTGAAGTTGCTGCACGAAGCGTCAGGGCACATTGTCACGGTGGAGCTTAAGAGCGGGGAACTTTATCGAGGTAGCATGGTCGAGTGCGAGGATAATTGGAATTGCCAGCTTGAAAACATCACTTACACTGCCAAG GATGGGAAGGTCTCACAACTTGAGCATGTTTTCATTCGAGGCAGCAAAGTCAG GTTCATGGTAATTCCAGATATGCTTAAGAATGCTCCAATGTTTAAACGTTTGGAAGCAAGGATCAAG GGCAAAGGTTCGGCACTTGGAGTTGGTCGTGGACGAGCTGTTGCCATGCGGGCTAGG GCTCAGGCTGCTGGTCGTGGCGGCGCAGCTCCTGGTAGAGGCGTCGTACCTCCTGTGCGCAGGTGA
- the LOC140958564 gene encoding uncharacterized protein isoform X3 produces MMPAMTLPILDGVVVFSARYLSSSKSLHPPTVRWGFKRERDMRLHPRRSRAILVLANPNVSPGKGNSNKEVIMVDPLEAKRLASKQMAQIKAKERLGKQHKIEAINGAWAMIGLTAGLVIEGVTGKSIMAQFAGYWAAFIGLFVR; encoded by the exons ATGATGCCTGCAATGACGCTGCCCATTCTTGATGGCGTCGTGGTGTTCTCCGCACGCTACTTATCTTCATCTAAATCTTTGCATCCACCTACGGTTAG GTGGGGATTCAAAAGAGAACGTGACATGAGACTGCATCCTCGAAGGAGTCGAGCAATCCTTGTATTGGCGAATCCAAAT GTATCTCCAGGCAAAGGAAATTCAAACAAAGAAGTGATCATGGTCGATCCTTTGGAAGCCAAGCGATTGGCATCGAAACAAATGGCTCAAATCAAAGCAAAAGAGAGACTCGGA AAACAACACAAAATTGAAGCAATCAATGGTGCTTGGGCCATGATTGGTCTTACAGCAGGATTGGTCATTGAAGGTGTAACCGGTAAAAGCATCATGGCTCAG TTTGCTGGATACTGGGCGGCTTTTATTGGGCTTTTTGTGAGATAA
- the LOC140959571 gene encoding cyclic nucleotide-gated ion channel 17-like isoform X2, producing the protein MIFSISRFTSFYMDFKNEKQVRFYTDEKQRMKFMSWGQNTNSSESKKSSSAYKFSFNSGSKSKINNPLKFGDLKVVTADHEPRHKHILDPGSEIVLNWNRAFIVSCLLALFVDPLYFYLPSIGGSQNSWCVKTDLNLRIVVTCFRTIADLFYLLHVVLKFRTAYVAPSSRVFGRGELVMDPKKIALRYIKSDFFIDLVATLPLPQIVIWFIIPATRNSRTNHNNNALALIVLLQYIPRLYVIFPLSSQIIKATGVVTKTAWAGAAYNLLLYMLASHVLGAAWYVLSVDRYLSCWKSICKKEDSPTKCFLEYLNCDAGDNEHKNIWISATNVFETCNPDESSYFNFGIFENAVKKQVVSSSFVQKYFYCLWWGLQNLSSYGQNLSTSTFIGETLFSILIAILGLILFAHLIGNMQTYLQSLTLRLEEWRLKRRDTEEWMRHRQLPEDLRKRVSRFVQYKWLATRGVDEESILLGLPADLRRDIQRHLCLDLVRRVPFFSPMDDQLLDAICERLVSSLSTEGTYIVREGDPVTEMLFIIRGRLESSTTNGGRTGFFNSIALRPGDFCGEELLAWALLPKSALNLPSSTRTVRALVEVEAFALRAEDLKFVANQFRRLHSKKLQHTFRFYSHHWRSWAACFIQAAWRRYTKRRKMAMDLARLEALRLDKMTKEEAEDGERVPSVTQPISSNLVVTILASRFAANTRRGVQKIKDVDLPKLPKPEEPDFSGEQDD; encoded by the exons ATGATTTTTTCCATTTCAAGATTTACTTCTTTCTACATGGATTTCAAGAACGAGAAGCAAGTGAG GTTTTACACCGATGAGAAGCAACGGATGAAATTCATGTCATGGGGACAAAACACCAACTCTTCAGAATCCAAAAAATCATCCTCAGCATATAAGTTTTCATTCAATTCTGGCAGTAAAAGCAAGATTAATAATCCTCTTAAGTTTGGAGATCTTAAGGTAGTTACTGCGGATCATGAACCACGGCACAAGCATATACTTGACCCTGGTAGCGAGATTGTGCTAAACTGGAACAGGGCTTTCATAGTTTCTTGCTTGTTGGCCCTATTCGTTGACCCTTTGTATTTTTACCTCCCTAGTATAGGAGGCAGCCAGAATTCTTGGTGTGTTAAGACAGATTTAAATCTGCGAATCGTTGTTACATGTTTCCGTACAATTGCCGATCTTTTTTATCTGTTGCATGTGGTGCTTAAGTTTAGGACGGCATACGTGGCTCCTAGTTCACGCGTGTTTGGTAGAGGCGAGCTTGTTATGGATCCCAAGAAAATTGCCCTTAGATATATTAAGTCAGACTTCTTTATCGATCTAGTGGCAACACTTCCTCTACCTCAG ATTGTCATATGGTTCATCATACCAGCAACAAGGAACAGTCGAACTAATCATAACAACAACGCCCTTGCCTTGATTGTGCTTCTACAATACATTCCAAGGTTATATGTCATTTTCCCACTAAGTTCCCAAATTATTAAAGCAACGGGAGTCGTCACTAAAACTGCTTGGGCGGGGGCCGCCTACAATTTGCTGCTCTACATGCTAGCTAGCCAT GTCTTGGGCGCAGCATGGTATGTTTTATCAGTTGATCGATACTTGTCTTGCTGGAAATCAATATGCAAGAAAGAGGACAGCCCTACAAAATGCTTTCTTGAATATCTTAACTGTGATGCTGGTGATAACGAACACAAAAACATTTGGATCAGTGCCACAAATGTTTTCGAAACTTGCAATCCTGATGAAAGCAGTTATTTCAATTTTGGAATATTCGAAAATGCTGTGAAAAAGCAAGTTGTTTCATCAAGTTTTGTCCAAAAGTATTTCTACTGCTTGTGGTGGGGCTTGCAGAACCTTAG TTCATACGGTCAGAATCTGTCAACAAGCACGTTTATTGGGGAGACGTTGTTTTCCATACTCATTGCCATCTTGGGTCTCATTCTGTTCGCGCATCTAATTGGAAATATGCAG ACATACCTCCAGTCTTTAACCTTGAGGCTTGAAGAATGGAGACTGAAACGAAGAGACACAGAGGAATGGATGAGGCATCGGCAACTACCAGAAGACTTGAGGAAACGTGTGAGTCGTTTTGTTCAGTACAAGTGGCTTGCAACTCGAGGAGTAGATGAAGAATCTATTTTGCTCGGTTTACCAGCTGATCTTCGTCGTGATATTCAACGCCACCTATGCTTGGACCTTGTCCGACGA GTTCCTTTTTTCTCACCGATGGATGATCAACTGCTCGATGCAATATGCGAGCGCCTGGTCTCTTCGTTGAGCACTGAGGGCACCTACATTGTTCGCGAGGGTGATCCCGTGACCGAGATGCTCTTCATTATCCGAGGTAGGCTCGAGAGCTCGACTACAAATGGTGGCCGGACTGGTTTCTTTAATTCCATTGCTTTAAGACCTGGAGATTTCTGCGGAGAGGAGCTTCTTGCATGGGCCTTGCTCCCGAAATCAGCTCTAAACTTGCCTTCTTCAACCAGGACAGTGCGGGCTCTTGTTGAAGTTGAAGCATTTGCACTACGAGCCGAAGATCTTAAGTTTGTTGCGAATCAGTTTAGACGGCTACACAGCAAGAAGCTGCAGCACACATTCCGGTTCTACTCCCACCATTGGAGGTCATGGGCAGCCTGCTTCATACAAGCAGCATGGAGACGGTATACTAAGAGGAGAAAGATGGCTATGGATCTTGCTCGTTTGGAGGCGCTTAGGTTGGACAAGATGACAAAAGAAGAAGCTGAAGATGGGGAACGGGTTCCGTCTGTTACACAGCCAATATCATCAAATCTTGTAGTGACAATACTGGCTTCACGATTTGCCGCAAATACAAGGAGAGGAGTTCAGAAGATTAAAGATGTGGATTTGCCAAAACTACCGAAACCCGAGGAGCCCGATTTTTCAGGCGAGCAAGACGATTAG
- the LOC140958564 gene encoding uncharacterized protein isoform X1 — protein MMPAMTLPILDGVVVFSARYLSSSKSLHPPTVRWGFKRERDMRLHPRRSRAILVLANPNVSPGKGNSNKEVIMVDPLEAKRLASKQMAQIKAKERLGKQHKIEAINGAWAMIGLTAGLVIEGVTGKSIMAQVRSYLYSFTKWVFLGKFNKVQVVLLLRFVLITVCWILGGFYWAFCEISLGSGSIYG, from the exons ATGATGCCTGCAATGACGCTGCCCATTCTTGATGGCGTCGTGGTGTTCTCCGCACGCTACTTATCTTCATCTAAATCTTTGCATCCACCTACGGTTAG GTGGGGATTCAAAAGAGAACGTGACATGAGACTGCATCCTCGAAGGAGTCGAGCAATCCTTGTATTGGCGAATCCAAAT GTATCTCCAGGCAAAGGAAATTCAAACAAAGAAGTGATCATGGTCGATCCTTTGGAAGCCAAGCGATTGGCATCGAAACAAATGGCTCAAATCAAAGCAAAAGAGAGACTCGGA AAACAACACAAAATTGAAGCAATCAATGGTGCTTGGGCCATGATTGGTCTTACAGCAGGATTGGTCATTGAAGGTGTAACCGGTAAAAGCATCATGGCTCAGGTAAGATCATATCTTTACTCGTTCACAAAGTGGGTGTTTCTTGGTAAATTTAACAAAGTTCAAGTTGTTTTGCTTCTTCGATTTGTTCTTATCACAGTTTGCTGGATACTGGGCGGCTTTTATTGGGCTTTTTGTGAGATAAGTTTGGGTTCGGGATCAATATATGGCTGA
- the LOC140959545 gene encoding uncharacterized protein: MSCLAVSLQPTNGPDILLQTREWFPPSRALMALSSFRQTRISFAKNLQQSTADTPFDSIGDDPLAASSGQVIVGVETRYRVVYRLVNSIYVLAVTTIDDSNNNVFDCINIVNQAVSVVVTACRGVDVTPEKLGRKYAEVYMALDIVLRGASSIRLAAMLASMHGDGIAKMVHSAIHTENKIRGADSWGNVEPSSLDHEAGVESFSQVSFELPPETLVAGDEVATATLGFFQQGEEKELNKVEESEGEMDPFAASERINKPEEMLMEGFKKDKELGVSDVSKALAGLEVTSLPPAAATESTHIGVEGFEGNYGGIEFGNDGSTLPEDFEGINDAWGGGLDASEFVGPKKIKKDMGLGGLELLATSEPLAAGAAKSDGDGDKIEDILVKKTEMRGPEMYIVEEVNAEFRESLLARVGLMGVVYLRTMPPKSSTDDKETEFSFKVEGTEGVKRFVMQSSRVSSLGNGLFFVRTPSSKEPLPIIKYSLQPRLTPLPIRIRLVKRLVGTLLSIMIQYVSNPQLPAPLTDVTIVLKLPIDPTLLKVSPKAVMNRSDRELKWLIDEIPLKGKPGRLRVRMPVDIGEDDDGSDLEIVGYVKFSAQGYRSLSGVSLKPASEGKTDFYEVEHRYASGAYICN; encoded by the coding sequence ATGTCGTGCTTGGCAGTTTCCCTTCAACCCACAAATGGACCTGATATCCTACTCCAAACTCGCGAATGGTTCCCCCCTTCCCGCGCTCTGATGGCCCTCTCCTCCTTCCGCCAAACACGCATCTCGTTCGCCAAGAATCTGCAACAATCCACTGCCGATACCCCTTTTGATTCCATTGGCGATGATCCTTTGGCGGCCTCCTCCGGTCAGGTTATTGTCGGGGTTGAAACTCGCTACCGTGTTGTGTACCGGCTCGTCAACTCCATTTACGTTCTTGCTGTTACTACTATTGATGATTCTAATAATAATGTTTTCGATTGTATTAATATTGTTAATCAAGCTGTTTCAGTTGTGGTTACAGCATGTCGTGGTGTGGATGTTACCCCAGAGAAATTGGGCAGGAAGTACGCTGAGGTTTATATGGCATTAGATATAGTTTTGAGGGGTGCTAGTAGCATTAGGCTTGCCGCTATGCTGGCATCGATGCACGGTGATGGCATCGCAAAAATGGTGCATTCTGCTATTCATACTGAGAATAAGATTCGTGGCGCAGATAGTTGGGGTAATGTGGAGCCCAGTTCGCTGGATCATGAAGCCGGAGTGGAGTCCTTTTCACAGGTGTCTTTTGAATTACCTCCTGAGACATTGGTGGCAGGAGACGAGGTGGCTACGGCGACTTTAGGGTTTTTCCAGCAGGGTGAGGAGAAGGAGTTGAATAAAGTTGAGGAGAGTGAAGGAGAAATGGATCCTTTTGCGGCCAGTGAGAGGATAAATAAGCCAGAGGAGATGCTGATGGAAGGGTTTAAAAAGGATAAAGAATTGGGTGTTTCGGATGTGAGTAAGGCTCTTGCAGGACTTGAGGTGACTTCATTGCCTCCTGCCGCGGCCACCGAGTCGACACACATAGGTGTGGAAGGATTCGAAGGGAATTATGGTGGAATCGAGTTTGGGAATGATGGATCAACTTTGCCGGAAGATTTTGAGGGTATTAATGATGCTTGGGGTGGTGGACTGGATGCATCAGAGTTTGTTGGCccaaagaaaatcaagaaagatATGGGTCTTGGTGGCTTGGAATTGCTGGCGACTAGCGAGCCACTGGCTGCTGGTGCAGCTAAAAGTGACGGTGATGGGGATAAGATTGAAGATATATTGGTGAAGAAGACTGAAATGAGGGGCCCGGAAATGTATATAGTGGAAGAAGTAAATGCTGAGTTTAGGGAATCACTTCTTGCTAGAGTTGGGTTGATGGGCGTGGTGTACCTGAGGACAATGCCACCCAAATCTTCTACAGATGATAAAGAAACTGAGTTCTCTTTTAAGGTTGAAGGTACAGAAGGTGTAAAGAGATTCGTGATGCAAAGCTCTAGGGTTAGCAGCCTCGGTAATGGCTTGTTTTTTGTGAGGACTCCATCCTCAAAAGAACCTCTACCAATTATAAAGTACAGTTTGCAACCCCGCTTGACTCCTTTGCCTATAAGGATTAGACTTGTCAAACGCCTTGTTGGGACTTTACTGTCGATCATGATACAATATGTTTCAAATCCACAGTTGCCAGCACCTTTGACAGACGTGACAATTGTTTTGAAATTGCCCATAGACCCAACTCTGTTAAAAGTGTCACCAAAAGCAGTGATGAACAGATCTGATAGAGAATTGAAATGGCTTATTGATGAGATTCCACTGAAGGGTAAGCCTGGCAGACTGAGGGTGAGAATGCCTGTGGATATTGGCGAGGATGATGATGGATCGGATCTTGAGATAGTCGGTTATGTCAAGTTTTCCGCCCAAGGATATAGATCTTTGTCTGGGGTTTCTTTGAAGCCTGCTTCTGAGGGAAAAACAGACTTCTATGAGGTTGAGCACAGGTATGCAAGTGGCGCTTATATTTGCAACTAA